TTTTCCGGCAGTCCCCCTTCTCTACATCACGTCCTTGGCTACACTTTTTCCCACCCACGTTGTTTTATCCTTGAAGTTTCACTTTGTTTCCTGAGCATCACTTATTTGAGGCACCTGTCTCAACTCTCCCTTCTCTCTTACACATGTGTATACCACAGACTCGCATCACCGCCCCAAGGCCTGCTCCATGCTCTCGTTTCGTTTTACGGAAATCGTCATCTCTTTTTCAAATATCTCCTAGTTTCTGTTAGATCAATAATACGGCGGCTTTCTTCTTATTCTGCAACAAGTTAATCAATAACGATATCGACCTCGCATTGTCTGCATCGAAAGGACCgcaaagagaaaaaaaaatcacGTCACCGACCCTTCGTCTTCCTTCACATACCCACCTGTGCCTCCACTCTCGTCATCCACAAACGCGTCAAAAATCGAGCAAGGACGAGGAAATAGAGCAGAAAACGGACGTGGCAGACGAAAACAAAGTCTCCTCATACTTGCATCTATTGTCTTGATTTCAACCTGAACGCCATCGTCATAAAACAGCCAATATTTGGTGACGCCACGGTGCCGCAAACTGCGCTATACCAGTTCTACTCAGCCGCTCCGTGCAACCCTCTTTTCCCCCACGAGGCCATTGTTCGTTCCTGGACTTGAAACGCTTAGTGCATCATCAGCCACACCTCCACGAAGGGAAAAGGGTGTCTATCAATAGCTTTCGGTCGTTTTACAATCTTGGGAACCCCTGCACGAATTGTGCTTGTCTTGCAGAACCGATCAGGGATCGATTTCTTTACCGAGTTTGCTCTGGGTTTGTTAATTAAGAGACTGTTGCCAGGCACTTGTAGCAAACATGGCTTGTTTGATTCCTCTTTCCCTCAATACCGACTGCCAGGCAAAGAGATATACGGTCTATTTCCCATGCAATGAGGATATGCTAAGGAGCTTTGAAGCTGGCTCACAGTCTCTATCAAGTTCAGCAAACCAGCAGGGATTTGAGAAGGAAGACCAAGAGATACTACGCGAAATGCAACCTATTCCCCGGACAAGTATGGAGTGGAAGGCGGCTTTGGGCGAGATCAAGAGAGATTATATGAACCGTCGGTTTAGACAGTGTGCTACACGATGTCACGAAATCCTCGAATATGGTGCTAAGCTTGTAAGTCTTTAGTCTTCACGCCTTTTTCTCTTCGCACACAGTCACTCCCATCCTCAAAGTGTTGCTGAGAGAGAAGTCATTCATGCTGACATGAACAATGGCGTAGAACAAAGCACACCCTGTGCACCTCGTCTATCTTCGCTTCTACGCAGCCACAGCACTCGAAATGCAAGCCCGCGCAATCCACCACTCTTCACCATCTCGGACCAGTCTTCTCAAACAAGCATACGACCATCTCAGTGCTGCTTCTTCCCTCGCCAAACAagctgatgaagatgtaAGCCGTCCGTCATCGCGGGTATCGTCGCCATTGTCCAGCTTGCATTCATCATTTGATTCCAATGCATCTGCCTCGACCGTTTCCACAAGAATGTCGTCGCCGGCCCCGTCATTGAGCTCCATTGACGAAAGCGCCTTCAAGCCAATTCAacgaccaagaccaaagaaACGTGTTGCGTTCTGCGACGAACCCATCATGGAGCCCATCATTCGACCCGATTCCCCTACCCTGGGATTTGATGAATGGCTCGGCCGGTCCTCACCGGAACCCATCTATCCCGAGTCTATTCTGAAAACCGCCAAGCCTTCACCTGCGGCAGCCATTACTACAAACCTGGAACCGGCAAGCCCAAACCCCAGCGAAGTTGATGACAACGACCCATTCTTCCATACTCGCTCTATTCACCGATTCTGCACCATCCTCGGCAGCATTCGTCGCCAAATTACCTCTCACATGACGACCTTGGACATCGAAATTGTCGCTTGCCAAATCCCTAGTGTGCCCGCCAGTACGAATCACGAAATGCGAGCCTTGGATGTGAAGGCTCGAATTGAGAGGCTACGAGCATGCGGCTGGAAGCGCGCACGTTTCGATGCAGAGCGGTACGAAAGACTGCGGGAGAACGCCCTTGCTGATATGGTGGAGTGAACTTTGATCACTGAGACTCGAAAATACGGGTAATACCGGGAGACGACTATGATGCTGTGAAATGAATGGATTTGTATTTTTTCTTAGTATATATCTTGACTTCCTCAGTTGAAGTCTACAGAATATGGGTACGGCGTATGGGAGGCTTGGTGTATTTGACGATTTTGTTTATTGGTTGTATACCACGGATCTAAGTGCTGGGTAATGAACACACGAAACTACTGTTATGTCAGATGGGCCTGTAAACAAAGGTTGTGACAAGTATATTTTAGCAGCGCCATAGTAAAATACATCATAGCACCAAGCAAATTGCGTCCCTTTTTTGTTCAAGTCCTCACACTCATACAGCGAATCTTTCGTAATCAATGAGGCATCTGCGACGAGTCGCAATGATGCAGCAAGATTTGAAGGAAAGCTCCACGTAAATTTCCGGCGCGGTGGTATTAACTTCGTATCAGGGCTTCACCCACGAGAACACGATATTTGTCTCAAGACCTTGGCTCGCGCTTCTGCCATGGTCCTGCCCCATGATCGTCGCTACGCTTTGCTAATTAAATTTGGTATTACCTGCAAGTCTCACCGTAGATATTGCACAGCCAGACTTGCATAGTTCGGATATGTCCAGTTTGCTAGTCACACACGCCACGTACACCAAATGCGGAACCACTGTTTATCTCCTCGTCAGTTCTCATGGTATCACAAAGGGCCAAGTTAAACCTGCAGCTTACGTCACTGAGCACCAGAGACACAAGCCGACGCTTCAAGCTGAAATATCCCTGTGTTCGGAAACCGTTGCTGCGGGCCGTGTCACCAAGCGCACGGCAGGCGAATTCGCCGATTGGGACTCTCCGACCTGCATCTGATACATCCCAGCTCAGATGAATGCGTCCAAATATGGACTGAAACTGTTTAATCGTGGAGAGATTCCCGGAAATTACGCCTATATCAAACATCGCAGTTCCTGACCATGATCGCTCTGGCATGACCGTATGGATCTTTGTTGACAATACCCTGGCTGCAGACCACGTCCTATTCTTTGTAGGTGAGACTTTCCGTAAGCGCTgtgttgatggcgacgcaagtggcagagttgaagatgattcACGGCATTGTCAGCGTATTTTATGTGCCTTAGTAGCGGAATCGTGGCTATGCGGCGCGTTATACGAAGGAGTTGGCATAGGTCCTCGTGACTGGtaggttgaagatggaaaatCGATAGGGGCAACTCTCTTTATGGATTTTGGAAAATCATATTATGCGAAGCTCAGATGGAAACCGAATGTTAGCAATTGACACGTGTTCTTTGAACCCGTTAAGACGGAATGGTCTGCTTGGCTTGAGCAATTGGAAAGAATGAGATTTAAAGGCTTTGGCAGAGGGATGAGAGAATGATTCTAGAAGCTCTATCACAGCCGAATGAATGTAAGAAATGGCGCATGCCAACTACTAAACATTCATTTTCTGCTTTGACACTTAGAAAGGAAGAATTTGCTTGCCAACGCATAATTTCGAGTGCCCTCGCGGGCCAAGTGCTTTTGCTGGATCTTCTGTGTATCTAGAATAGGTTGCTTGGACACATTGGTATGCACAACCCAAACAAGAGACGGGTAGTAATATTCTTTACAACTTGCGGCCCGTCAGGGAAGGAGATGAGACAGCAAACAGCCTACAGCCTCAGAAAGAACCACCGCCCACAGTACCTTACGAGATGGTTTCATCTCTAATGCTGTTTTACGAGTTCCGCAAGCTGAAGCGGCGGAGCGGAAACTGGACCAAGCTCAACTGTGGGAGCCTTCGCCGCTGTGCGGCATGTCATAAGGCAACATGGCCCGGCTTATATGTTATATAGCAATGAGGGGGCATTACAAGGGGGTTGTGGTGTGATACTTCGGGTcatctacagtctgtggtaaaaagtatttgcccacatcgAAGTATACACtctaacacagctcaatgTGCCTCAGCAaacaacgcgatatgcgatacctatcccttgttcaaatacttttgacgCCCACTGTAAGTGACGATATGGTCCGGATTATAACGAGCATTACCGCTGGTGTTGAAAGGGGATGATACAGAAAAAGTGTGAGTAAAGCCATCCGTAGCGTATCTTGTATCTTCTCCAAAAACTTCAGCGGACGAATGACGTCCCCCAGTGGTCCATCTATCCCACTTCCAGGTTTGGCATGTCAACTGTCCTCAGCAGCGCGGCGCAAAGAGTTAAAGGAAAAAAAGTAGTGACTCCCCGGTCTAGGATTCGAAGCTAGCTCTCCAGTCCCGGATAAGGGGCACCATATTGTGGACTTCCACGATATGTGTGCTATCGGGGCGTTACCACGACCCCAACCCGGCAATCATATTATATGCTCGTTATTAACCTTGTAAAGGTGACTGTCTTGTTGAACTGGAAACTGGAGGTTAAAATGTGGTGGAATAGAGTTTGTGGTGATGCGTCGGAGTGTAGGTTGTTCCGTAGTATAGTCTGGGATGTGTGGGTTTAGCCATTTGCTGGATGGTGGGTGagggcgatggtgatgctgatggcacacaggtgatgttgaaggaggtgaGTTTTAGGGGCCGGGGTGAGGTGAGGTATGGAGACTGGTTGGTTGCATTAGTTTGACCACTTGCTGGTGGACTGCGGGAGTACCCGCTGGTGGTTGAATGGACACATGCATGGCACTGggaccagcacttgagacccCAGTGCCATTATGTGTCAACGGTACATGAATGCCGCTCTGGCCTCAGGTGGTCAACGActcaaccagttgacattgaatgctgGCTCCAATGATGTCCTCATTCGGCGGGGTGCATCATTGCCACTCAGCGCACAATTGATCTCATCTAGATTGATCTTGCACATTACGGAGTATTTGATCcctgcttcttctctgtGAGGCACATTATACTCGGTGTATGCACATCCAGTCAATATCGACTTGACCTCCTTGTTTAAACTAGCCAGCCAGCACTACCAATGTCCGCCCGCCTAATCGCACAACTACATACGCACAACAAATCAAGTGACCGTCAATCAGCTTTGATGTCTCACTCTGAAGCCCGATGAGTACGGTATACGCGATTTCAATGCTGTTTGGAACAGAGCCGTGTTAATAATTGCATGGTACTAATTCTGCACCACCTCTGTCTCAATAGCTATCGCTACGTTGGTCTAGTGTCTGCCTATCTAAAATGGACTGGGGAGCAATTTATGTATCGCTACGGTGCAGTTACTCGAATAGGCATCTACAGAGGATACATACGCACAACGCGATAGTTGACTGCTTTTCTCACTAGATACATCCGGTTATGACCCTTCGCCTGCGTATTGCCATCAGCTCAGGAGTTCCATATATAACAGAAACGGCTCCCAGCTATTCAATAGACAAATCTTACATATCCCTCTTAATCCTAGCACGTCGGGAGAATTGAGGAGAATATCTGGTTCTCAGCGTACTTGACGGTGCGTGGGCCATACCTTCTGATGGTGTGAAGAATCGTGATAACAGGACAGTAGTAGCTGAGAAGTTGAGGAAGGCAGAGCTAGGCAGCGAGCCATCTTGCGGTACCCATTGAGCATCGTGTAAGGTGTTCGCAGACTTTGAGTCCAGTTGACATCCAGAGTACATCTCGATTGCGTCCAGCATTTAGATACTGGACCACTCTTATGCAGCTCCCCTCCATGGTTTACTCGGGGTGGTGGAAACTGGGATTGGCAGCACTCGACCATGTGACCACCGTTCATAGCTGACTTAATTCATGACCATCAAAAGATTTCACACAACCAAGCTACTTTGGCTTTCAGTCCCATTTTCCTCTTAGGATTGCTCGTGGAGGGAGCTTCTTACTACCGCGCAGGatctctttcttctccgcAAGCCTATCAGCTCTGCATTACTTGGACATGTGGAGACTGGGAGGCGACGGCGAACATTCTCTTGCGGTGGAATTCATCAATTATTGCTTTCAAAGCTCAATGAAGAAACAAATCcaaaaaaagagaaggaaaaaaaaaaaccggAACAGGGAAGAGAGAAACCCAACACGCACGGAAATATCAACCCTAGAATTTCAACAATGACATTTTTGGATAACCATCGGTATCAAATGGCAAATGCCCCAAACTTTAACGCACAGCAACCGAACAACATTTTGCCATAGAAAAAAGTAGCTTGCTTTGGTATCACCGCATATTACGCGTTGCTAAAACTGCGCCGTCtgctctccttctccatctcttccTCAACCTGGAGACTTTCCTGCTTCTGTTTCGCCTCGCGGAGGGCAAACATTCCCAGCGCATGCAATCTGGAACCGTCGCCTTTATTGTCGCCAGCTCCGGCCTGTACATCGCCCATATCGGAATCGGCAGGGTCTTCCTCGTGCTCTCTGAGCTTGGCAATGCGGTTCTGCAGCTTGATGATTTCGATGGCGCGGCGGAGGCGTGCTCTTCTTCGGTAGGCTTCGAGCTCGGGCAGCAAGTTGTGGTCCGTGGCGTTCTTACCGCTCAACCAGATGTGACCCATTGCTTCCTGCTTCCGTGTAAGTCGGAGAAACACTGATTACAGAACAGAACGTCCTTGGAAAGCGTACCTTGCTAGTCCATCTCTTTTCAGGTTCCGGAACGATGAGGCCCAAGATAAAGTCTTTGGCGTCCTGACTGACGTCCTTCCAGTAGCGCTCGTGGAAGGGAACCGGCGCCGCGGTGCATTCGCGCAACAGATCCCGAAGATTCTCGCTGCGGAATGGGGAATATCCGCATAGCAATGTGTACGTGATAACGCCCATAGACCACATATCTACTGGCTTGCCGTGTCCCTTTTGCTCCATTACCTCGGGGGCGGCGTAACCAAAAGACCCCGCCATGGTCTTCAAAGTTTCTTCCTTACTGTCCAATGTTTTAGCAATACCAAAATCAGCAAGGACAAGATCAGAATCCGCCTCTCGTGTGACGTAGAGTAGGTTTTCGGGCTTGAGGTCTGTTGTGAAACGAGTCAGCGCACAAAGTGCATGAAGGTAGAACCGCGAGCTACATCTCACGCACCTCTGTGAACAACGTCATTGTCATGCAGATAGTCGACCGCGGTCATAATTTGCTTGATAGTCTGAGAAGCATCGAGCTCGGTGAACTTTCCTTGGTCGCAAATTCGGTCAAAAAGCTCTCCACCGGTTGCCAGTTGCGTCACGATATAAAACTTGTCCTGCATGCGTTCCCTGTCAGTCTCCCAGCTATACTATAATGCTTTTGTCGATAGTGGTGTGGTAGCTTACACGCGACTCGAACCAAtcgacaaacttgacaatatGTGGGTGCTTCAGCCTCTGGAGCATGTCGAGCTCGTCGTAAACCATCTTCTCGTTGCCTTTGACATTCTTTTTCAAGATGATCTTGATGGCCACCTTGCCCGTAGGACCGTCTGCCTCACGAACAACTCCATAGGTGCCCGCGCCAAGTGTCCGACCGAATCTGTATTTGGATctgttgccaaggaagaggagcaacGTTAGAATGCTGCTGACAGTAGCTGTGACATACGAACTGCGGGGTCAAAAAAACGTACTTTTTGTCGTAGCTCTCGGGTTGGCCGTGCAGCCGGTTGATCATCCCTGCGACTGAGAGAGAGAAGTAGCAGTGTCAGAATTATGGTTGCTGGATACTCATGATGCCACTTGATGATTTCCAAGTAAAATTCAAGCATGActcttgatgaggttgaaagCGACTTACAACTCATGATGTCTGATGGCGGGGTATCGCGTGCCTGCGATGGTGGGATAGCTCGAAAATGCGATTTTCCGAATTCGACTGGATTGAGGGGACTAGGGCAGCTCGAGGCTTGTGGTCAAGAGCCCGGCGAGTTGGGAGTGCGAGGCTAAACAGCAACAAGCCGTGATGTTGAAACCTTTTGGTAGGCGGTGATCAAAATAAGGGAACTTCGAGGTGATGGTGGAACTCGATGAGACGGCCGGGTCGAAATAAATACGAACCTGGCAGCACGAGGCATGAGGAACGAAGAGCAGTTGAGCCCCAAAAGCCCCTCATTGAGCACTCAGCTCAGCAATCAGCAGCTAGCAGCCGGACTTGTCGTCAGAGGGCTGCGCTCGAATCTGGCTGGGGTGTGACAAGGGTCCAGCCTGGTTTGAAATTGAGGCCATCAGTGGAGAATGTGAGTGGAGAGAGCCTCGCAGCTCGGGTTCTTGGTGTGTGGCTTAGTGCTGAAGTGAGATCCGagaggacatggagctttcAATTCTTGGTGGGCAATTTGAAGGTGTCGAGCGAGTATTAGCTTGAGGCCTGGAGAGTTTAAATGAGCCCAGTGGCTGAGTGCGTGGGCGATTCGGGACTAATCCAACGCACCTGCCCGTTCAAAATGTCGCCTGTGAACCAATTAGCTGTGGCAGacagacatctggaggctTGGGTTCTCAGTTCTCGTCAATATTGGGCTTCAGTGCTGGCAGTCAAGTCTCCCCGCCACAGGTGACATCGACCAGCAgttgtacggagtaaaaATGCCCCAATGAGGAAAACCAATGGAGGCCTCGACAGGGTCGGGATACACAAGGCTGAGGAGGCGCTGGGAAGGTGGTTTGCAGGTTTGAAAATATAAAAACggtgttgccgttgccacAAGGCATGCTGGAAGAGATGTGTCGTCATTTCGCTACATTTCGGCTCTTGAGgggagagaaagaaagcaaatTTGGTATGTACTGTATTAATACAAAAAATTGGCCGGAGAGCTAGAAAGAAGGGGTCAGGTTCATTTGAGATGACGAGACACACTCTGGCGGGATCCGGGTCGCAGCGTTCAACCGGATTAGTTTGGCCCAGAGATCGGACGGAAATTTAAGGCGCATGCCTGCTGGGTTGTGCCCAGCCAGTTTGTCCCATTTTGTTGCATCACAGTGTCCACCGTCCCTGTCCTTCTCATTCTCCATGCTGTCAACCTGTCAACCTGAGTCAGCCTGGGCATGCCGTCGGCTCAGCCCTACCAGTTGACGACATGCAGAGCATCCATTAGCTGCACTTTGATGTATTTCGATTCCTGTCTGATCTCACTTCTCTTTGTCCTCTCTGAACACCGCTGgagggttcaatgttgcccagCCTGCAGCTAGGCGAATCGTCTTGTGACCAatgtggaagatggcaaaagaGATGGCGCCTTCTAACAACTTCCTTTTCGATTATCAAAGGCGACTGGTGTCTAGTAAATTCAACTGTTACATGTCTCTCGCCTCACCAAGAAGACGAGCCTTTCTCGCCAACAAAGAGCTGTCAAATGTTCAAACGGCCTCCAACTGCCGCTGCACCGATTTTGCTGGGCAATGTGAATTCCTCTTACTAGAAATTGACAGTTATCCAATTTTCACCTATATCGCATCGGGGGTAATGGTGAATCGACGCGGCGACGTACTCCGTAGTAAGAAACCAATCAGCTACAAATATCCCTGCCAGAATGTTTCTTGCCTACAGCAAAGTACACATGCATGCTGGGTATTGGCATCACGGCACTTGGAAAATTGGGCAGTTTTGCGTGGTACGGGATTCCGTTGGCTGGCCGAATACCTTTGACATTGCACTGCAAACCTTTGTTCACTCGAGTGCATGTACGATGATCACTGGCTGCTCTATTGTGCACATTTTGTACACATCATGTTAACAAGGCCAGGTTGTTAAATGTCTGATgacaagccaacattgaattccACTGGGCCAAGTCGGAGGCATCCGTCCATGTCGAACAAGCACTGGCtcagccaccaccagacGCCTGCAGCGGACAGCGGGCCGTCCAAGGCTCAAAATGGTCTGGTTGTGCCCAGCCGTCAATACATGTCCTGGCGCTAGGTATTGAgtccatgtcgtcaagtGCTCAGTGCTGGTCCTAGCGCGAACAATGAATGAGTGAGCCACCAGGCCCCCCCTCATTGCCCCATTCTGCCATTCCCGAGTGCCTGGGCCATTTTCCTCCAGTTCGCCTGCAAtcgccaccagaccagactctcaTCATTCATTCCACTTCCGCAACTTCAACGCCTTCGACATTTGCACACTCTGTGCTCGGTGCATCGCGACCATGGCGACGCACATGAGGGAGAAGCGCGTGGCCAAAGAGCGCCAAAAGGTTAGTTGTTTCTTCCGCTGCCACCTGCACTTGTTTCTCTATTCCTACCATGGTAGTCGTGGCAATTTGACCAAAGCGTTAAGCTCATTCATTACCCCACTGCAGATCGAAAAGTATGGGCTTCCGCCTGGCATAGACCTTGTGGATGGCGATAATCTGAAGGAATGGACCTTCGACATTCGTGTACTCGACGCAAATCCTCTTTATCAGAATCAGACTTACCGATTGAAGTTTGCATTTCCGCAATCATATCCCATCGGTATGCGACCCAGAAGCCGCTTTGTCCGTGGCACTCACTCCAAGTCATAATTTCTGACGATCCTTTCCAATAGAACCACCCGAGGTCACCTTCAGCATCACACCCACACGACCTGTACCTATGCACC
The genomic region above belongs to Pochonia chlamydosporia 170 chromosome 2, whole genome shotgun sequence and contains:
- a CDS encoding calcium/calmodulin-dependent protein kinase (similar to Pyrenophora tritici-repentis Pt-1C-BFP XP_001938092.1), which gives rise to MINRLHGQPESYDKKSKYRFGRTLGAGTYGVVREADGPTGKVAIKIILKKNVKGNEKMVYDELDMLQRLKHPHIVKFVDWFESRDKFYIVTQLATGGELFDRICDQGKFTELDASQTIKQIMTAVDYLHDNDVVHRDLKPENLLYVTREADSDLVLADFGIAKTLDSKEETLKTMAGSFGYAAPEVMEQKGHGKPVDMWSMGVITYTLLCGYSPFRSENLRDLLRECTAAPVPFHERYWKDVSQDAKDFILGLIVPEPEKRWTSKEAMGHIWLSGKNATDHNLLPELEAYRRRARLRRAIEIIKLQNRIAKLREHEEDPADSDMGDVQAGAGDNKGDGSRLHALGMFALREAKQKQESLQVEEEMEKESRRRSFSNA
- a CDS encoding UBC-like protein (similar to Metarhizium robertsii ARSEF 23 XP_007821930.2) yields the protein MATHMREKRVAKERQKIEKYGLPPGIDLVDGDNLKEWTFDIRVLDANPLYQNQTYRLKFAFPQSYPIEPPEVTFSITPTRPVPMHPHIYSNGFICLDLLDTQGWSPVQSAESVCMSIQSMLTSNSKNERPPGDEEFVRGNRLRPRDIEFLYHDTTV